One stretch of Schlesneria sp. DSM 10557 DNA includes these proteins:
- the topA gene encoding type I DNA topoisomerase — protein MKRLVIVESPAKAKKIGSYLGNDYTVMASMGHVRDLPESAKDIPEEIKKTKSNLAKYGVDVDNEFEPLYIVSDRRKKLVKELKDALKGAGELLLATDEDREGESIGWHLAEVLAPKVPVKRMVFSEITKEAIQEAVKKTRDLDMNLVAAQEARRIIDRLYGYRLSPLLWKKVKPKLSAGRVQSVAVRVLVKRELERLAFKSGSYWDLKSTLKTETGAEFEATLATVGGERVATGKDFDEQTGKLKVDAKVKLLDEAAARELQARLQDQPWVVSSVETRLQTRKPYAPFTTSTLQQESNRKLGLTARDTMRIAQSLYEDGYITYMRTDSVNLSQEALNAARKSVQDRYGKEYLSPEPRQYTTKTKNAQEAHEAIRPAGTEMKTAEEHGLSGREAALYALIWKRTVATQMAEAQLRFQTVTVAVEDAEFKATGRHVEFPGFFRAYVEGVDDPEAALDDQEASLPPLAEKDRLNCALLDPIGHETKPPARYTEATLVKALEADGIGRPSTYATIIDTIINRDYVVKQGTQLVPTFTAFAVTQLLETYFPKLVDFGFTAKMEQDLDDIANGQGDRLPYLQHFYSGSDGLDAQVKANEEAIDPRLACTLTFNGLSSRIRVGKFGPYVETERNGETVTASIPDSLAPADINNEIAENLIDLKQRGPQSLGEHPETGLPIFLLVGPFGPYLQLGEVGEDGTKPKRVSLPKTRDPNSITLKDALDYLSLPRQLGKHPVTGHVVNAGIGMYGPYVKHEKTFKSLDKTDDVLSITMERALELLAQAKTKAAPVPLKELGPHPDDKEPVQIFDGRYGAYVKHGKVNATLPKGTDPQGFTLQEALPLLAERAARGPATKKSRGRSTTEGAAKAPKKAVKKAAKKKKKADS, from the coding sequence ATGAAACGATTGGTGATCGTCGAATCACCCGCAAAAGCCAAAAAAATCGGCAGCTATCTCGGTAATGACTATACAGTCATGGCCAGTATGGGGCATGTGCGCGACCTCCCTGAGAGTGCTAAAGATATCCCCGAAGAGATTAAGAAGACGAAGTCGAATCTCGCCAAATACGGTGTTGACGTCGACAACGAGTTTGAACCGCTCTACATCGTTAGCGATCGACGCAAGAAACTGGTGAAGGAACTGAAGGACGCGCTGAAAGGCGCCGGCGAACTGTTACTCGCAACCGACGAAGACCGCGAAGGAGAGAGCATTGGCTGGCATCTCGCGGAAGTTCTTGCGCCGAAAGTCCCCGTGAAGCGCATGGTCTTTTCGGAAATCACCAAGGAAGCCATTCAGGAAGCCGTCAAGAAGACGCGCGATCTCGACATGAATCTCGTCGCTGCCCAGGAGGCGCGCCGAATCATCGATCGCCTCTACGGTTACCGCCTCAGCCCACTCTTGTGGAAGAAGGTCAAGCCCAAGCTGTCGGCGGGGCGTGTACAGTCCGTGGCGGTGCGCGTGCTCGTGAAACGGGAACTCGAGCGACTGGCCTTCAAGTCAGGTTCGTACTGGGACTTGAAGTCAACACTGAAAACGGAAACCGGGGCAGAATTCGAGGCAACGCTGGCGACGGTTGGCGGCGAACGAGTCGCCACGGGCAAAGACTTTGACGAGCAGACGGGCAAGCTCAAGGTGGATGCCAAGGTCAAGCTGCTCGACGAAGCAGCAGCGCGGGAACTTCAAGCCCGTTTGCAGGACCAGCCCTGGGTGGTGTCGTCGGTTGAAACACGACTGCAAACCCGTAAGCCGTATGCTCCTTTCACGACCAGCACGTTACAGCAGGAGTCTAACCGCAAGCTCGGATTGACTGCCCGTGACACGATGCGGATTGCACAAAGCCTGTACGAAGACGGGTATATCACTTACATGCGAACCGACAGTGTCAATCTTTCTCAAGAGGCACTCAATGCTGCGAGAAAATCGGTGCAGGATCGCTACGGAAAAGAATACCTCAGCCCTGAACCGCGTCAGTACACGACGAAAACCAAGAACGCGCAGGAAGCTCACGAAGCCATTCGGCCCGCCGGAACGGAAATGAAAACGGCGGAAGAGCACGGTCTGTCAGGGCGTGAAGCGGCGCTCTACGCGCTCATCTGGAAACGGACCGTGGCGACGCAGATGGCAGAAGCGCAGCTGCGATTCCAGACGGTGACGGTTGCTGTCGAAGATGCCGAATTCAAAGCAACGGGACGCCACGTCGAATTTCCCGGCTTCTTCCGTGCCTACGTTGAAGGGGTCGATGATCCGGAAGCCGCACTCGACGATCAGGAGGCATCCTTGCCGCCACTGGCCGAGAAAGATCGACTGAACTGTGCTCTGCTCGATCCCATCGGTCATGAAACCAAGCCACCCGCACGCTACACGGAAGCCACGCTGGTGAAGGCACTGGAAGCAGATGGAATCGGCCGACCGAGTACCTATGCCACGATTATAGACACGATTATTAATCGTGACTACGTCGTCAAACAGGGAACGCAGCTTGTACCGACGTTCACAGCTTTCGCAGTAACACAATTGCTGGAAACCTATTTCCCCAAGCTGGTCGACTTCGGGTTCACTGCCAAGATGGAGCAGGACCTCGACGATATCGCTAACGGCCAGGGGGACCGACTTCCCTACCTCCAGCATTTCTACAGCGGATCGGACGGACTCGATGCCCAGGTCAAGGCAAATGAAGAGGCAATCGATCCGCGTCTTGCCTGCACCTTGACATTCAATGGTTTGTCGTCGCGAATTCGAGTTGGAAAATTCGGCCCCTACGTGGAAACCGAACGCAACGGAGAGACCGTTACTGCGTCGATTCCTGACAGTCTGGCACCGGCGGACATCAACAATGAGATTGCAGAGAATCTGATTGATCTTAAGCAGCGGGGCCCCCAGTCGCTGGGTGAGCATCCTGAGACGGGACTGCCGATCTTCCTGCTGGTCGGGCCTTTCGGACCCTATCTGCAGCTCGGTGAGGTGGGGGAAGACGGAACCAAGCCCAAGCGGGTCTCCCTTCCCAAGACACGCGATCCGAATTCAATCACACTGAAAGACGCGCTTGATTATCTGTCGCTTCCGCGACAGCTTGGAAAGCACCCGGTGACGGGGCATGTGGTCAACGCCGGGATCGGTATGTATGGCCCCTATGTGAAACATGAGAAGACCTTCAAGTCACTGGACAAGACCGATGACGTGCTGTCCATCACCATGGAGCGGGCGCTCGAACTGCTTGCTCAGGCGAAGACGAAGGCGGCACCGGTTCCGCTGAAGGAACTGGGACCGCATCCCGATGACAAAGAGCCTGTGCAGATTTTCGATGGGCGCTATGGCGCCTACGTGAAGCACGGGAAAGTCAACGCGACGCTGCCCAAGGGGACAGATCCCCAGGGGTTCACGCTGCAAGAGGCACTGCCGCTGCTTGCAGAGCGGGCCGCACGCGGTCCTGCCACGAAGAAGTCGCGGGGTCGATCCACGACGGAGGGGGCAGCAAAAGCTCCCAAAAAAGCCGTGAAGAAGGCCGCGAAAAAGAAGAAAAAAGCGGATAGCTGA
- a CDS encoding DUF1080 domain-containing protein: protein MQPFSVFMLVLVLISAVCPVRGEEIPIYRRPLFDGKSLNGWSVENEAEVDVVDGSLRLKAGHGWLRSDHRLRDFELHVEWQALSSEDYDAGIFIRSSLAGKPFPLTGYQVNLQQGKEGSIPTVAGTESTGLINPAGEWNAFDLRVVGESAELKINGKHAWKVSGLKQGDGWIGFQIEVPNGGQFLLRNMTVAEIGYQSLFNGRDLAGWEGVGGDREACWSVIDGVLTCSGKKGPWLRSADEYGDFNLRLDYLVTKGGNSGVYVRVPADGNHHRDNDTQPAAGFEVQILDDTAPEHAALKDFQYSASIYDFVGADPRNSRPLGEWNSLEINCLGQKITTWHNGVQVTNISAEEMPHLALRSVRGFLGLQNHSTVVGLRHLRIGRAVDVPKGPESR, encoded by the coding sequence ATGCAGCCCTTCTCGGTATTCATGTTAGTCCTGGTCCTTATTTCTGCCGTGTGCCCGGTTCGGGGTGAAGAGATTCCGATCTATCGGCGACCGCTATTTGACGGCAAGTCGCTCAACGGCTGGTCGGTCGAAAACGAGGCAGAAGTCGATGTTGTGGACGGAAGCCTGCGCCTGAAAGCAGGTCATGGCTGGTTGCGGAGTGATCATCGCTTACGTGACTTTGAACTGCACGTCGAATGGCAGGCATTGAGTTCTGAAGACTACGATGCGGGAATCTTTATTCGGTCCTCACTCGCGGGAAAGCCATTTCCATTGACCGGTTATCAGGTCAATCTTCAGCAGGGCAAAGAAGGGAGCATCCCCACCGTAGCCGGAACGGAAAGTACAGGACTGATCAATCCAGCCGGTGAGTGGAACGCGTTCGATCTGCGAGTTGTCGGTGAATCGGCGGAGTTGAAAATCAACGGAAAGCACGCCTGGAAAGTCTCGGGACTGAAGCAGGGCGATGGATGGATCGGCTTCCAGATCGAAGTACCGAACGGAGGCCAGTTCCTGCTGCGGAATATGACAGTCGCAGAGATTGGTTACCAGTCGCTGTTCAACGGTCGTGACCTTGCGGGTTGGGAGGGTGTGGGTGGCGATCGCGAGGCATGCTGGTCTGTTATTGACGGTGTTCTGACGTGCTCAGGAAAAAAAGGTCCCTGGTTACGCTCTGCAGACGAGTACGGCGATTTCAATTTGCGTCTCGACTACCTCGTCACCAAGGGGGGAAACAGCGGAGTGTACGTGCGGGTTCCAGCAGACGGAAATCACCATCGGGACAACGATACCCAACCTGCGGCGGGCTTCGAGGTTCAGATTCTGGATGACACTGCCCCGGAGCACGCCGCACTGAAAGACTTCCAGTACTCAGCGTCGATCTATGACTTCGTCGGTGCTGACCCGCGTAACTCTCGACCGCTGGGTGAATGGAATTCGCTTGAGATCAATTGCCTGGGTCAAAAGATCACGACCTGGCACAACGGAGTGCAGGTGACGAACATTTCGGCCGAAGAAATGCCTCATCTCGCATTGCGGTCCGTGAGAGGATTTCTTGGTCTGCAGAACCACAGTACGGTTGTTGGACTGCGACACCTTCGGATTGGCCGCGCGGTCGATGTTCCGAAGGGTCCGGAATCCCGTTGA